In the Afipia sp. GAS231 genome, CGATCGGCCGCGGAAGCAACCAGGCCCTCGCCGGCATCGAACAGCACGATCGGCACATTCTTGCGCAGCAGCCTAATCGCGGCCTCCAGTTCGATCCGATCGGCCGCCATGTTGGCGGCGAACAGCGGATGGCCGGTGGCGAAAGCGGCCTCGTGCCTGAGATCGAGCAGCGCGATTTCCTCGCGCAGCAACAGCATGCTGCGGATTTGCGAAGGCGTAACGGAGGGGATGGTCATGAGGATCGATTTCTTGATCGAGAGCGTTGAGCTCTGATTAGCAGCATCATGGCTCCCCTGCCACGCCGGATCGCTCCGCATTGGGTTTGAAGCCTGCCGCAGGCGCGTCTAAGGTGGGCCTATGGACCTCAAACAATTGCGCACCTTCCGGGCCGTGGCCGAGCTCGGCAGCCTGAGCAAGGCCGCCGACCGGCTTCGCTCCGCGCAGCCGGCGCTGAGCCGGCATATCAAGCTGCTAGAGCACGAATTGCGCGTCGAGCTGTTCGTGCGCAACGGCCGCGGCATGCTGTTGACCAGCGCCGGCCGCATGCTGCTCGACCGCACCACCGGGCTGGTTCGCCAGATCGAGCAGGTCCGCGACGATCTGCAGTCGGCAAAGGGCAGTCCGTCGGGCCGCGTCATTCTCGGCCTGGTGCCGACCGTCAGCGCGGTGTTCGCCGGACGCTTCGCCCGCCGCGTGATCACCGAATTCCCTGACATCTCGCTGCGCATCGTCGAGAGCTATGGCGGACATCTGGTCGAATGGCTGCACCGCGGCGAGATGGATTTGGCGATCATCTACGGTCCCGCGGTCGATCTGCATCTCCAGGTCCAGTCGATCGGACGCGAGGCCATCGTCGTGGTGGGGCCGCCGGGATCGGGGCTGAACAAGCGGAAGCAGGTCGACCTGAAATGGCTGGTGAAGCAGAAGCTGATTCTGCCCAGTATTTCGCACGGCCTGCGGGCGCTGCTGGAGAAGGCCGTCGCCCGCCAGCGGCTGACGCTCAACGCCATGATCGAAGCCGATTCCTATCGCGCCCAGATCAGCCTGATGGAAGAGGGCCTCGGCTACACGCTGCTGCCGCCGTCGGCGATCCGCGCCGAACTGGCGACGAAGCGGCTGGAGATGGCGGCCCTCGTCAACCCGCCGGTCTCGCGCGAACTGATCCTGGCGTCGCCGATCGCCGATCAGCCCTCGATTGCGACGACCACCATCGCGACCCTCATCATGTCCGAGATCGAGCAGCTCGCCAAAGAAGGCCTCTGGAAGATCGACATGACGGGGTGAGCGGTGGCTCAACGATAATCCTCAGTTATAGAGCGCCTCGTCGCCCAGCACCGATTGCCGGAAGCGCGACGTCAGAATGACGCCATCGGCCGGCGGCATCACGAACACCAGGGCTTCGGGCGCGATCTTGATCTGCGCGAACGCCGTGCCGCGCCCCTCATGGGCGAGGTCGCGCAGTTCGGTGACTTCGGCCATGGTTCTGACAATCCGCGAAGTCCGGATTCCGACTGCCGTTGCGACGGCCGCGAGATCGACGCCGGCGGCGGTGTGGGTCTTCTGCATCCCGGTCTCGCCGAAACGTTCGTTGTCGAGTACCGCGACGGTAAGGTTAGCCGGCGCTTCGACGGCGATGGTGGCGAGCGAGCCGAGGTTCATCAGCATTTCGCCATCGCCGGTGATGACGAGCACTTTTCGCTTCGGCTGCGCCAGCGCCAGCCCGAGCCCGATCATCGAAGCCGCACCCATCGCGCCCCAGAGCGGAAAATTATTGACGTGGTCGCCGGCGGCCGAGACGTCCCAGTTCGGCGCGCCGAGGCCGGCGATCACGAGCAGATCGCCGCGCGCCCGCACCAGTTCGTTGACGACGTCGCGGCGGTGCAGCAGCGCATTCGGATTCTTCTGCGAATTGGTCATTTGCGGGCCAGCTCCTTGAAGTTCTTGGCGCCGAGCACGCGCTGTCCGATCAGAAGCGCGACCGGCTTCCAGGTGTTGAAGGCAAGGTGGGCCGCGCCCTGCACGGCGGAGGCGACCAGATGCGGCTCGTCGACCTTGTCGACGATCACGCCGACGGATTCCAGCGCCGCACGCGTGCCCTGCCCCATCGGGATCTGCCACGGGTTGAACTCGCCCCAATCGCCGCGCATGGTCACGATCATCAGCAGCGGCATGTGACAGATGGTGGGCAGCGACAGCATGTTGATGCAGTTGCCGACGCCGCTCGACTGCAGCAGCAGCACGCCGCGCTGGCCGCCGAGCCATGCACCGGCCAGCATCGCCACACCCTCTTCCTCCGTCGTCAGCGTCACGACGCGGGTTTCCGGATCGGCCTCGAACGAACGGATCAGCCGGCTATGGCCGGCGTCGGGCACCATCGCCACCTGCTTGACCCCGGCGTCCTTGAGGACGCGGTAGATCTCGTCCGGCCACGTCGGCAACGCCATCGCGCCTGCCGGTTTTGCTGCAACTTGCGTCATCGGGCCAAATTTCCTCCGTGATCCCCAAGGGGGTGATTTGCACCGACCTTAGATCGCGGAGACAGTGGCAGGAATATCAATGTCGACATGGCTTCTATTGCAAAATTGAAAGGCCGGGAGGGGGGTGGGGCGGTCGAGCCCCGGGAACAGCCGTCATTGCGAGCGAAGCGAAGCAATCCATTTCGCCGCGCGAAGAAAGAATGGATTGCCGCGTCGCTTCGCTCCTCGCAATGACGTGGTGAGACATGCGTTCTTCTTCTCGCGGCGCGATGCGCCCGAAGTTTGCTGGAAACCTTACCCTCGAAATCAGAGGGCGCAGGGAAGACCGGGTGCGCGCTGCACCCGCGGTCTCGCAGGCGTGTTGCAAAGGAATATGCTGCCCACGAGCATACAGGTTCAGCGGAGAACACCCGGCCTTCCCTGCGCAATGGCTTTACGGCTTATACGATTTCGTCCTGGTGACCGGCTTTCTTGCCACCATCACCGGCTTCAGCTTTCGCTTCCGCCGACTTGACGCCAGCACCGGGGCGTCGGACCCAAACGATTTCGCCGTACGCTGCAGCCCGTTCGTCTCGCGTGCTGCCGCGTCCACCGCTCCCTGTCCCTCGTTTGCGACGATGGCCAACGCCCCTTGTGTCGGCAAAAACTGGCAGAATGTGCGAACGGGCGGAACCGCCCGTTGCTGGAACTGAGCCCGTAACGCCCCAAAGCGGCAGAGCCTGTATGAGAGCGAGGGACAGCTCCGGTGTCTTCCTCAACCCGAACAGTTGCAAGGGCCGTTGA is a window encoding:
- a CDS encoding LysR substrate-binding domain-containing protein, coding for MDLKQLRTFRAVAELGSLSKAADRLRSAQPALSRHIKLLEHELRVELFVRNGRGMLLTSAGRMLLDRTTGLVRQIEQVRDDLQSAKGSPSGRVILGLVPTVSAVFAGRFARRVITEFPDISLRIVESYGGHLVEWLHRGEMDLAIIYGPAVDLHLQVQSIGREAIVVVGPPGSGLNKRKQVDLKWLVKQKLILPSISHGLRALLEKAVARQRLTLNAMIEADSYRAQISLMEEGLGYTLLPPSAIRAELATKRLEMAALVNPPVSRELILASPIADQPSIATTTIATLIMSEIEQLAKEGLWKIDMTG
- a CDS encoding thiamine pyrophosphate-dependent enzyme, whose protein sequence is MTNSQKNPNALLHRRDVVNELVRARGDLLVIAGLGAPNWDVSAAGDHVNNFPLWGAMGAASMIGLGLALAQPKRKVLVITGDGEMLMNLGSLATIAVEAPANLTVAVLDNERFGETGMQKTHTAAGVDLAAVATAVGIRTSRIVRTMAEVTELRDLAHEGRGTAFAQIKIAPEALVFVMPPADGVILTSRFRQSVLGDEALYN
- a CDS encoding thiamine pyrophosphate-binding protein is translated as MTQVAAKPAGAMALPTWPDEIYRVLKDAGVKQVAMVPDAGHSRLIRSFEADPETRVVTLTTEEEGVAMLAGAWLGGQRGVLLLQSSGVGNCINMLSLPTICHMPLLMIVTMRGDWGEFNPWQIPMGQGTRAALESVGVIVDKVDEPHLVASAVQGAAHLAFNTWKPVALLIGQRVLGAKNFKELARK